TCAATTGAAATATCTTCTTCAGACTCTTCAAAATCACTTGCATTGGGTGGGCCACTGTCcaggctacctcccccaccttgGACATAGCAATAGGGCGGGCGCCAAGGAGGtttgcagtgacagtgatttctattGTTGCAGATTCCACGCATTCTACATATCTGAGGTGAGCAACGTTTTGTGAAGTATGATATAGGGGTACATCGTCGTTTAACACAAATATGATGTCTGCCGCATTCAGTTCCATCTTCTACATCACCAGAATCAGATGTGTTTGTCCCCAGGTGGTAGTCAATCCCCCAACAAATGGTGCCACTGATATTCGTTGAAATCAAAGTACTATGATCTGGAAGATTAGGAATTGATTCCACATTCTCACACTGAAGCCTTCCACACAGAGAATCCCTTTTAGAGCACGTGGTATATGAAGTGAAGTTGAAACCACAGTTTCCAAACCGATCACCCCTAGCATTGACATCTGAATGACATTCGACACCTGCCCTCTTAGCCTTTTCACCAAAAAGTCTTTTACACTGGTCTTCACGTTTGTTGCACATCTTCTCATGACAGTATCCACCACCCTCGCAGGAAATCCCACTCTGTACATACACATCATCTGGACACTGAGAGCTTTTCCCATTACACCACTCAGGAAAGtcacattcattttcttcttttctacacAGGGTTCCACTTGGCAAAAATGTGCAGTTCTGGCAACAAAGGCCCCCAACACAGTCAGCCCCAGGTGCCAGTGTGCAGTCGGTCTCACAGCATGGATCTGCTGCACAAGAATCAATGGTGCCACAATCACATGCTTCTCCTTTTTCAAGCACACCGTTCCCGCAACGTTCCTCTCTGAAATCTTTTGGTACACGAAGCAGGCATTTTGTGTTGGCTGCATAATAATCAGCATAACTGCAGTTGCTAAAACGATGTGCAACACTTGCGTTCAAATTCATAAGGCATATTTGTTCCCCACATACACAATTATCACCATCCTCAACCATACCTAGTTGTTTACCCAATGCTTGTGTAGCTTTCATCACAGATACAGTAATATCATCAAATGTGTTATGGTTAATAAAAGCACATCTGTCAGTCTCAGCACACACATGTCCTGGATAAGTCATGTATAATGTGTCCTGTCTACCTAATCGGCCAATTAAAATTGCTATGTCATGTGGAACGTGTAGACTGAAAGATGTTTCCTTCCATTTACAGAAAGTTTCAACTATTGAAAAACCATGCCGATAAGATGCACGATTTCTGTCCGTCCAGATTTCAAGTTCCACTAAAGTCACATGTAAGTCAAGTTGCAAATAATTTGTATGTACTGAACTTAATAATAACATAAGTGAATCCTGTACTACTGTGACATTACCACGATATTCAGAATAAGTAGCAAAACTACAAATTAATGCCAATTGCAAGTATCGTGTGTGGGTCCACCAGCCCTCTATCCCGCTCTGTCTTGAAGTGGATAAATGGTTATCCCCTGTACTCTTGGACTGGTATTTCGATTCTTCAACTGTTATTCCATACCTCCTAGCTGGGAAATCTTTCTCCTTCCTGACCAGCTTAGATACCACGTGTTGAAATGTGGTTGAATTTAGTTTGGGCTCCACTTTATAAACTGTGTTGTCTTTGTGTAAAAATCCATAGAGTCCCCCAAAACAGTTATTTAGGGAAACCTGAGATGTTGGGTCCCCATCCATATAGCCATAATAGTAGCAGTTATCCTGGATGAAAGGATAGTCCTCACGGAGAGCTCCCTGGTCTGTGTAAGTGAACACTGGCATGTGCCTAGCCAGCAAGTGCTTGATGG
The nucleotide sequence above comes from Sorex araneus isolate mSorAra2 chromosome 1, mSorAra2.pri, whole genome shotgun sequence. Encoded proteins:
- the LOC101537660 gene encoding disintegrin and metalloproteinase domain-containing protein 21-like, which gives rise to MQLLLLWLKVFLFLGGWSPPVQSQSQGPSEETIPLMITDSDRDTKPSEWISYSLKFEGQRHIVRIKAIKHLLARHMPVFTYTDQGALREDYPFIQDNCYYYGYMDGDPTSQVSLNNCFGGLYGFLHKDNTVYKVEPKLNSTTFQHVVSKLVRKEKDFPARRYGITVEESKYQSKSTGDNHLSTSRQSGIEGWWTHTRYLQLALICSFATYSEYRGNVTVVQDSLMLLLSSVHTNYLQLDLHVTLVELEIWTDRNRASYRHGFSIVETFCKWKETSFSLHVPHDIAILIGRLGRQDTLYMTYPGHVCAETDRCAFINHNTFDDITVSVMKATQALGKQLGMVEDGDNCVCGEQICLMNLNASVAHRFSNCSYADYYAANTKCLLRVPKDFREERCGNGVLEKGEACDCGTIDSCAADPCCETDCTLAPGADCVGGLCCQNCTFLPSGTLCRKEENECDFPEWCNGKSSQCPDDVYVQSGISCEGGGYCHEKMCNKREDQCKRLFGEKAKRAGVECHSDVNARGDRFGNCGFNFTSYTTCSKRDSLCGRLQCENVESIPNLPDHSTLISTNISGTICWGIDYHLGTNTSDSGDVEDGTECGRHHICVKRRCTPISYFTKRCSPQICRMRGICNNRNHCHCKPPWRPPYCYVQGGGGSLDSGPPNASDFEESEEDISIDSEIGSENIPPHASFYILQLRVIVLILILLVIFVETGN